A stretch of Acidimicrobiales bacterium DNA encodes these proteins:
- a CDS encoding SDR family oxidoreductase, producing MSETPTPRTADLGGLLTGRVAIVTGAGQGVGQGIAEALAAAGAAVVIAARRTETGEPVAAGIRDRGGDAICVRCDVGVGADVEDAVAATVERYGRLDIMVHNAVSPPGPPRPLEEIDDDTIAAQIATTTTASFHCARAAFPHLAVDDGTLILLTSPAGIEGSGHLPLYGCVKGAQRGLLKSLAREWGPSGVRVNAIAPVAWTPAMDVATAANPTLEARLRGRTPLQRIGEPAADIGPVAVFLASPMARHMTGQTLAVDGGRYLGL from the coding sequence ATGAGCGAGACCCCCACACCCCGCACCGCCGACCTCGGCGGACTCCTCACCGGCCGCGTCGCGATCGTGACCGGGGCCGGCCAGGGGGTCGGCCAGGGCATCGCCGAAGCGCTCGCCGCCGCCGGCGCCGCGGTCGTCATCGCCGCTCGACGCACGGAGACGGGCGAGCCCGTGGCCGCCGGCATCCGCGACCGCGGCGGCGACGCAATCTGTGTGCGCTGCGACGTGGGCGTCGGGGCCGACGTCGAGGACGCAGTCGCCGCCACCGTCGAGCGCTACGGCCGGCTCGACATCATGGTCCACAACGCCGTGTCGCCCCCCGGCCCACCCCGCCCGCTCGAGGAGATCGACGACGACACGATCGCGGCCCAGATCGCGACGACGACCACCGCGAGCTTCCATTGCGCCCGCGCCGCGTTCCCCCACCTCGCCGTCGACGACGGCACCCTGATCCTGCTGACCAGCCCGGCCGGCATCGAGGGCAGCGGCCATCTTCCGCTCTACGGCTGCGTGAAGGGCGCCCAGCGGGGGCTGCTCAAGAGCCTGGCTCGCGAGTGGGGCCCGTCCGGCGTGCGGGTCAACGCGATCGCGCCGGTGGCGTGGACCCCCGCGATGGACGTCGCGACCGCGGCGAACCCCACCCTCGAAGCGCGCCTCCGGGGCCGAACCCCCTTGCAGCGCATCGGTGAGCCCGCGGCCGACATCGGGCCGGTCGCCGTGTTCCTGGCGTCGCCGATGGCCCGACACATGACCGGTCAGACACTGGCCGTCGACGGCGGCCGCTACCTCGGGCTGTGA
- a CDS encoding SDR family NAD(P)-dependent oxidoreductase — translation MTARLAGRRAIVTGASRGIGAGIAERLAAEGAALTLVARTLDRHPTLPGSLNETAERCRALGAAVTTIVADLSDEDARARVIPDAADAMGGPVDVLVNNAAAAIYQPLHTYPLKRRRLMVEMNVHAPLDLAQAALPAMAEAGEGWIVNLSSGSVAPPPGPPYDLGGVRGTFGFYAATKAMLNRLTQAMAAEWHDRGVRVNTVEPRAAVLSAGADELVGHQLAEDQIESMEAMCEAVLWLCDCRADHTGQVEVSLDLLTRESVTPMNLQGTAPHPGGFRR, via the coding sequence ATGACCGCCCGACTCGCCGGCCGCCGCGCCATCGTGACCGGGGCGAGCCGGGGCATCGGCGCCGGTATCGCCGAACGGCTCGCGGCCGAGGGCGCGGCGCTGACGCTCGTCGCCCGAACCCTGGACCGGCATCCCACGCTGCCCGGTTCGCTGAACGAGACGGCCGAGCGCTGCCGCGCCCTCGGCGCGGCCGTCACGACGATCGTCGCCGACCTCAGCGACGAGGACGCCCGCGCCCGCGTGATCCCCGATGCCGCCGACGCGATGGGGGGACCCGTCGACGTGCTCGTGAACAACGCGGCGGCCGCGATCTACCAGCCGCTCCACACCTACCCGCTGAAGCGGCGCCGCCTCATGGTGGAGATGAACGTCCACGCCCCGCTCGACCTCGCCCAGGCCGCCCTGCCGGCGATGGCCGAAGCCGGCGAGGGGTGGATCGTCAACCTCTCGAGCGGCTCGGTCGCCCCTCCTCCCGGCCCGCCCTACGACCTGGGCGGCGTGCGGGGCACGTTCGGCTTCTACGCCGCGACCAAGGCGATGCTCAACCGGCTCACGCAGGCGATGGCCGCCGAATGGCACGACCGCGGCGTGCGGGTGAACACGGTCGAGCCGCGCGCGGCCGTGCTGTCCGCGGGGGCCGACGAGCTCGTCGGCCACCAGCTCGCCGAGGACCAGATCGAGTCGATGGAGGCCATGTGCGAGGCCGTGCTGTGGCTGTGCGACTGCCGGGCCGACCACACCGGCCAGGTCGAGGTCAGCCTCGACCTGCTGACCCGTGAATCCGTGACGCCGATGAACCTCCAGGGCACGGCACCGCACCCCGGAGGCTTCCGTCGATGA
- a CDS encoding SDR family oxidoreductase: MARRTALIVGAGDPATSVAAGLTALDWTVHHLDDDSLPWTDATVAGEVGDDPLDLVVHARYPAASRRRAELTTLSAEDWHAAADEPLEAAIRLARGAHGPLAAASGTLVFLVPLMASAGGEGFAPFATAAEGARLLAKSLAKTWGDDRIRVHALTLDPAAFLDPADAAGMAEANALHDPPLGRVPDLHDDVAPVIDVLTRGETAALTGASLVVDGGLWMPG; this comes from the coding sequence ATGGCTCGACGAACTGCCCTGATCGTCGGCGCGGGCGACCCCGCGACGTCGGTGGCCGCCGGCCTCACCGCGCTCGACTGGACCGTCCATCACCTCGACGACGACTCGCTCCCGTGGACGGACGCGACGGTTGCCGGCGAGGTCGGCGACGACCCGCTCGACCTGGTCGTCCACGCGCGCTATCCGGCCGCGAGCCGTCGCCGGGCCGAGCTCACCACCCTGTCCGCCGAGGACTGGCACGCCGCGGCCGACGAGCCGCTCGAAGCCGCCATCCGTCTCGCCCGCGGCGCCCACGGCCCGCTGGCCGCCGCGTCGGGCACGCTCGTTTTCCTGGTGCCGCTGATGGCGTCGGCCGGCGGGGAGGGATTCGCCCCGTTCGCCACCGCGGCGGAGGGCGCCCGGTTGTTGGCGAAGTCGCTCGCCAAGACGTGGGGCGACGACCGCATCCGGGTTCATGCCCTCACCCTCGACCCGGCCGCGTTCCTCGATCCGGCCGACGCGGCCGGCATGGCCGAGGCCAATGCGCTGCACGATCCACCCCTGGGGCGCGTGCCCGATCTGCACGACGACGTCGCACCCGTCATCGACGTCCTCACCCGGGGCGAGACGGCGGCCCTGACCGGCGCCTCGCTCGTGGTCGACGGCGGACTCTGGATGCCCGGATGA
- a CDS encoding diacylglycerol kinase family protein: MSETVHLLVSPDAGRGRAGGARETVLRELAAADVEVIDITGADADGSRAAAADVVAAGATRVVVVGGDGLVHLAVQAVATSDTALGVVPVGTGNDFARGVDGVGDDDLRASVRAALGPPGPIDAIRTDHGWVASVATAGFSGDVNGRANRLRFPRGPSRYTVATVAELPGLRTHEITVTVDGETFTTPAALLAVANTGWFGGGMHICPDADPADGLLEMTVVADVGRLELLRFFRLVFSGRHLEHPKVHTHRGREIRVDAGDLAFWGDGEPLGRAPTTMTAEPGALLLAGAVGQPRDD; encoded by the coding sequence GTGAGCGAGACCGTCCACCTCCTCGTGAGTCCCGACGCCGGCCGGGGGCGGGCGGGTGGCGCTCGCGAGACGGTCCTGCGCGAGCTGGCGGCGGCCGACGTCGAGGTGATCGACATCACCGGCGCGGACGCCGACGGCAGCCGCGCCGCGGCAGCCGACGTGGTGGCCGCGGGCGCGACCCGGGTCGTGGTGGTCGGCGGCGACGGCCTCGTGCATCTCGCCGTGCAGGCGGTTGCGACCAGCGACACCGCCCTGGGCGTGGTCCCGGTCGGCACGGGCAACGACTTCGCCCGCGGCGTCGACGGGGTCGGCGACGACGACCTCCGCGCCTCGGTCCGGGCCGCGCTCGGGCCGCCCGGGCCGATCGACGCCATCCGGACCGATCACGGGTGGGTCGCCTCCGTCGCCACCGCCGGCTTCTCCGGCGACGTCAACGGCCGCGCGAACCGGCTGCGGTTCCCACGGGGGCCGTCGCGCTACACCGTGGCCACGGTCGCCGAACTCCCCGGGCTGCGCACCCACGAGATCACGGTCACGGTCGACGGCGAGACGTTCACCACGCCGGCGGCGCTGCTCGCGGTCGCCAACACCGGCTGGTTCGGCGGCGGTATGCACATCTGCCCGGACGCGGACCCTGCGGACGGCCTGCTCGAGATGACCGTCGTCGCCGACGTCGGGCGGCTCGAGCTCCTGCGGTTCTTCCGCCTCGTGTTCAGCGGCCGCCACCTGGAACACCCGAAGGTCCACACGCACCGGGGCCGAGAGATCCGCGTCGACGCCGGGGATCTCGCGTTCTGGGGCGACGGCGAACCGCTCGGACGGGCGCCGACGACCATGACCGCCGAGCCCGGCGCCCTGCTCCTCGCGGGCGCCGTCGGACAGCCGCGCGACGACTGA
- a CDS encoding enoyl-CoA hydratase-related protein translates to MTDVSGLDAEFEDLRVEVDGQVAILTLDRPDSMNAFSGAMGRSLTAALRAADRDDAIRVVVITGAGRAFCAGADFSGGSAVFGAPTKETFSSDPLDDFHPWDVRKPVIAAVNGHAVGLGMTMTLQCDIRIVAAEAKLGIVQVRRGILPDLHSHWTLPRLVGHARAAEILLTGRMFRGTDAGDWGIATEVLPAEDVLPRALELAHELATHTAPISVAASKRLLWMSSPGPERINELERDIHLHLMGTSDSREGVTAFMEKRDPEWSLTLSEDWPEWLDELP, encoded by the coding sequence ATGACCGACGTCTCCGGCCTCGACGCCGAGTTCGAGGACCTGCGGGTCGAGGTCGACGGTCAGGTCGCGATCCTCACGCTCGACCGGCCCGACTCGATGAACGCGTTCTCCGGTGCGATGGGGCGAAGCCTGACCGCGGCCCTACGCGCCGCCGACCGCGACGACGCGATCCGCGTCGTCGTGATCACGGGCGCGGGACGGGCCTTCTGTGCCGGCGCGGACTTCTCCGGCGGGTCCGCCGTGTTCGGGGCACCGACGAAGGAGACGTTCTCGTCGGATCCGCTCGACGACTTCCACCCCTGGGACGTGCGCAAGCCGGTGATCGCCGCCGTCAACGGCCACGCGGTCGGACTCGGGATGACGATGACCCTCCAGTGCGACATCCGCATCGTCGCGGCCGAAGCGAAGCTGGGGATCGTCCAGGTCCGGCGGGGCATCCTGCCCGACCTCCACTCCCACTGGACCCTCCCCCGGCTCGTGGGGCACGCCCGCGCCGCCGAGATCCTGCTCACCGGACGGATGTTCCGCGGCACGGACGCGGGCGACTGGGGAATCGCCACCGAAGTGCTCCCCGCCGAGGACGTGCTGCCCCGCGCGCTCGAGCTCGCCCACGAGCTCGCGACCCACACCGCACCGATCTCGGTCGCCGCCTCGAAGCGGCTGCTCTGGATGTCGAGCCCCGGGCCCGAACGGATCAACGAACTGGAGCGCGACATCCATCTGCACCTGATGGGCACGTCCGACTCCCGCGAGGGTGTGACGGCCTTCATGGAGAAGCGCGATCCCGAGTGGTCCCTGACGCTGAGCGAGGATTGGCCCGAATGGCTCGACGAACTGCCCTGA